In Bdellovibrionales bacterium, the following proteins share a genomic window:
- a CDS encoding superoxide dismutase [Fe] (SodB; iron binding; present under aerobic and anaerobic conditions; destroys free radicals), giving the protein MAISLPPLPYSNDALVPHISPETIEYHYGKHHKTYVDKLNGLIGGTEFENMNLEDIVKKSSGGIFNNAAQIWNHTFYWNCLAPKAGGEPAKILSDQLSKNFGSLEKFKEQFSAAATNQFGSGWAWLVKKSDGKLSIYSTANADTPLTKGDTPLLTCDVWEHAYYIDYRNARPKYIESFWKLVNWKFVEDQLKA; this is encoded by the coding sequence ATGGCCATTAGCCTGCCCCCGCTACCTTATTCAAATGATGCACTCGTTCCACATATTTCCCCTGAAACAATTGAATACCATTATGGAAAGCACCACAAAACTTACGTAGACAAGTTAAACGGCCTCATCGGTGGAACCGAGTTTGAAAACATGAATCTCGAAGATATCGTAAAAAAATCTTCTGGAGGAATCTTTAATAACGCTGCTCAAATTTGGAACCATACCTTTTATTGGAACTGCCTAGCCCCAAAAGCGGGAGGTGAACCAGCCAAGATTCTTTCCGATCAACTGAGCAAGAATTTCGGCTCTCTCGAAAAATTCAAGGAACAATTCTCAGCGGCCGCCACCAATCAGTTTGGTTCAGGATGGGCGTGGTTGGTCAAGAAATCTGATGGAAAACTCTCCATCTACTCAACTGCCAACGCCGACACTCCCCTGACTAAAGGCGATACCCCCTTGTTGACCTGTGACGTCTGGGAGCACGCCTATTACATCGACTATCGCAACGCTAGACCCAAGTATATCGAATCCTTTTGGAAGCTGGTTAACTGGAAATTTGTGGAAGACCAATTGAAGGCTTGA